The sequence AAATGAATTCGAACCAAATTTACTGTCTAGCTTATTGTGAGGTTTAACTCATTCTCTCACTCCTTAGTGTATTTAAAATCatgtatattaaaaaataaattatataaaacCTTCGACCATTCATGTATTGCCATGTGAAACTATATTTAATGTTAAGTCACTGATTGATACAGACTAATTCATCAATAAGGTAGATACCTAATTAAAGGTTGAAAACTACCCATCTTTAAAGCATTGCGTCTTGATTAACATGTGTGATGCATGATTAAATTTGTCATGAGGTATCATTATTTGATTGCTAAACTACATATTATGACATGTTCTGATTTGTTTTGAGGTATGTTTGATTTTCAGTTTCCAATTAGTGATCATAGGTTAGCTTTCACTCAGCCGATGTAGTAACAATGTAATGCGACTTGTAGATTAGCTAATTTTGTTGATGAGAAGCAAATTAGCCAAATGTTTTATAtcaaatatttattaattatattgaGTGGTTTCACGTCTATCTAATTTAACTTGGGCAATTTTAATTCATTACAGTCACGTTTTACATATTACAACAATCACATTTAAGTTTTGtaccttgttttattttataaaaaatttaatattatttctaaTATTTGTTTGGGGAGACTAATTTAGTAGGAGACGTTCACGTTAATTGAAGACGAAATATACAAAATCTCTGTATTTGGTTTTCCAAACTTCCTTATGTGGTGGCTTGAAGGTTTTGTTTGACTGTAATGTTGCAGGAATCCCAAGGAGATTCAAGCCGTACTTTATTTcgtttcataaaaataatatttgtcaaatttttgttcatcaaaaaatcaaatatttatcaaatcatGATTAGTGGCGTCTCATGATAATTATCATAAACCAAACCACCTCCTCATGTGGCACCCTTTTTTGACCTCCTACCAATTCCCACCAACCTCCCTTTAACCCAATTAAAATTCGCCACGTGTCCAGCACCCCTCGCCACCTAACTCTGTAAGTATGGCTTGTTTACGCGGTGCTCTACGTGTTATATACAAGTGAAAAAAACGATACATTTTTTTTGCGTCTTCTTATTTATTTTACGCTGTCGTTGAGTATTCGCTTGAATACCGACAATTTAGAAATTTTCTTATTACTCACCCTCAAAAACCACATTAGCCGAAACAACCTTTACATTTCCTCGCAGTTGCATATCCACCGCCTGTCTGTACATCTCCATTTATATATCTTTTATTTCCGTATCCATACGTTCTGCATACGATCACGATAGCATACCACATTACCGCCCCATCTACTTGCCCGCCCCCCCCCCCTAGATTTTCTCCTTATATCTCGCTCTGTGAGTCCTCTCACCCCTTTTGTCGGTGTCATCAGATCTTGCAAAATACAAGCTCTGTGGCGCTCCAACTGTTGCTCTTTCTTCATCTTTCTTTCCATTCTCCTTCGAAACCGAGTTAAAATACAAAAGGGTATAATTTATTTTGCGGGTTTTGCATTTGAATTGGAAAATGTTAAAGCTTTATGTGTTTGGTGCTTTATGGTGGTAGTTGGTGGGCTGCCTTGTTGGTATTGTTGTTCAGTGAGTAAGGTTTTGGGAGGATTGCAATCGGAATTGGAGGAGTGCATGAGGGATTTGGTCTTGTGGGTTCTATGCTGGGTGAAGTTGGGATTGAGAATAAGGTGGGATTGTGGGCTTGTGATAAGGAGCAGGGGAAGGTGGGGCAAATGTGGCTGAGTCCTTGTGGGATTTGAGGGCCTGGGTTCTTTCTATTTTTGCTTGATCTCAGCGGGATAAGAGCTTTTTGGCTCACTTTTTCGAGTTTTCGAGATTTCGAGTTCAGGGTTTGACACAGAAATGCAGCAGGATCACACCAAGAAGGTGACTTTCAATTGGTTTCTGTTACTTAATCTCTTAATTTCCAATTCTTTGATTTGTTAAAGTAATTGTGCATCCATAATTGCAATTGTGTTTTAATTATTGAAACTTGATTTGATTCATCATGTTTGTGCTATTTGATGCAATCATATTGTATTTTCTTATTGGTTTATCATGAAAGTTGAGATCTTTGTGCAAATTGAGATTTGAAATGGAGTTTTGTTTCAAATGTCTGCTGATTGAGTGGGACATGTGTTAGCTAAAATTGCAACATAATTATTGGTTTAGATCTTACTGATCTATAATTAACAGCTgttagattttgtttttgttttttaacagTCATATTGGATAACGGCATTAGTTAATGCGAATAATCTTTGATAAATATGTTTCCATTCTTATTCTGGTACTTTACCAATTCAATTTAATGCTTATGCTTCTCTTTTGAGATCATTATATGCCAATTTCATGGCTCCCTGCCTCTCTTTTTCTGGACTAGATTCCTCTcgaataaaattatatttctctCCGCGGGGCATTTTATATATCTCGTCTCGTTTGCCCGCATCAGTTTTTATATCTGTCAATTTTCGTTGCCGCATCCTTTACTTCTAAAACTGCTGGAATAGTTACAGGAGTTTGAGGTATTGGTTGTgcttctttttggtttttggccttttttttttaagtttgattGGAGTTGACAGTTAGGACTTTTAGATGTTGTCCATAAAAAGTATGTGATTGGAAAATGTTCAGAAACCACAAGGGGGATTAGTAAGTTCTTTCATCATGGTTACTGTAAATTATCATATAATCTGGAAGTTGGAACACATTAGAAATATTGTAGTGATTGCATGGTATGTTATGATCTTTTTATAACTTTATTATTAAGAATGACGATGTATTATGtagatatatatgtatgtatatcaaTATTTCTGTACTGTTCTTGTACCTTTCTGATGTCTTTGTGCTCAGACTTGTTATATAGTCGTACATAAAACACCTATGCTCATTTTCATTTAGATTTGTATGCTCATTTTCATTTAGATTTCTGTACTATTCTTGTACCTTTCTGTATTCTGATCTGAACTGGATTCAATGCAACAGAATCAAACTGAGATGGACTTTTTCTCGGATTATGGTGATGCCAATCGGTACAAAATTCAGGAAGTTATTGGGAAGGGAAGCTATGGTGTTGTTTGCTCAGCAATAGACACACATACAGGTGAAAAAGtggcaataaaaaaaatacacgaCATTTTTGAGCATATATCTGATGCCGCTCGTATTCTTCGTGAGATAAAGCTTCTCAGACTTCTACGACATCCCGACATTGTTGAAATTAAGCACATTATGCTGCCACCGTCTCGAAGAGACTTTAAAGATATCTATGTTGTTTTTGAGCTCATGGAATCAGATCTTCATCAAGTTATCAAAGCCAATGATGACCTGACACGAGAACACTATCAGTTCTTTCTTTACCAGCTGCTTCGCGCATTGAAGTATATTCACACAGGTACTTCTTGCTCTTTAATCGATTTGTGCGTGTCTGCACATACTTTCATGTGTTCCATGGTGTTTCTAGTGGTTGATTGTCCTGTTCTGTTTTCAGTTTTGTTTTGATTGCTCTTATGATCGGGATTCTCTTTTATTGTCTTgttttctctctccctcccctccTCCTTcatgtccttttccttttgGTTGGGGGAGgagggttggggggggggggtggtggAGGATGTTGGGATATTGTGGACATATCTGATACTCTAATTTGACTGCAGCAAACGTCTACCATCGAGATTTAAAACCGAAGAACATATTGGCAAATGCGAATTGTAAGCTTAAAATTTGCGATTTTGGGTTAGCGAGAGTTGCATTCAATGATACACCTACGACAATATTTTGGACAGTACGTAATTTTGTGATATGTAGTTTATCAATGCTAGAGTGATTTTCAGAGCATATGATAATGTTTCCAATTCCAACATTATGTTTTAAATATAGCACTAATACTTCATATTTATTGGGGGACATCTGCAGGACTATGTTGCAACGAGATGGTATAGAGCTCCAGAGCTTTGCGGATCCTTTTTCTCTAAGGTAGAGCTTCTCATAGGTTTTCATAAACAGTTTAAATTCAGTACAGTTTAATCAGGCGAGTTTACAAATCGGTTGATCTGAGTTTAGTAACTCAGTGCAGCTTCTATACTGTCGTTTGGCTAAGATAGTGCATCTAAATGCAACACATATATCATTCCCCTCTGTGTATTTCAGCTGCATTCTTATGATCATTATTTCGAACTTAGAGGAGATGTGGCATGCCTGTCGTTCGTGTAAATTATTCTCTACTAAGATTCTAGTTCTTGAGCAGGtacttttttaatttcctaCCTATtaatttgtgaaaacatgtgaaTGCAGTATACCCCTGCGATTGATATATGGAGTATAGGCTGTATCTTTGCTGAGGTATTAACAGGGAAGCCACTTTTTCCTGGAAAGAATGTTGTTCACCAGCTGGATTTGATGACTGATCTTCTTGGGACACCATCATTAGATACCATATCCCGGGTAACCCGTCTTTTCTGATGCAATGCATTCTGTtacttatttattattattattattcttattatttattgagTAATGTGCCGATTCGGTTCCTAAATTATTACTTGAGTGAAAATTAAGTCCATAGactattttttcagaaaaataagtCCTTAATAAGACTTGCCAATTCCATTCCTGCTGTAGGATTCAAAGCTATTCTATTGAATCTTCTGTCAATTTAAATCACGCAACTTGCATGTGATACGGTTTGGAGAGTAGATTAGCAGGTTTTAATGAGTTTAACGACTTATTATTATGAAAAAATAGTATATGGAGCTAACTTTGGACGATAAATTGGCAGTTAGATTTGCAACCTATATGCAACGTTAAGGGCTTACGGGTGAGAAAATTATGGGTTTACCTTCTCTAGTTTCATGTGCAAGTCATGTGACTAATCAACAGAAAATTGGATATAAGCTTCGAATCtaatagtagggatgaaattgGCAATTGCAATGACTttaactcctttttttttccaaaaaaaaaaaaaaaaaaagtttatagaCTTGATTTTCACTAGGATAATAATTTAGGGACCAAATCGGCAGTTTACTCTTTATGTATTTAAGCTTGTGCCTCTTCCACAATAAGCTTGTGGCTATGCTCGCTTAAAATAATAACCTTGTACGTTTGAATGCAGGTTCGAAATGAAAAGGCAAGGAGATACTTAACCAGTATGAGGAAAAAACAACCCGTGTGCTTTGCACAAAAATTTCCAAATGCTGATCCTTTAGCACTACGACTTCTGGAAAGATTGCTTGCCTTTGATCCCAAGGACCGGCCAACTGCCGAACAGGTTTGTCATATCATATTAGGCCATCTGCTTTCTTTGTATTCCTCTGTGTGTGTGCCAGTGCATATATCCAGCTCTTTTTCTGCAACTAGAACATCGCATCTGAAAAATTTAGCTAGTGCATATGTCCAGCTACTTTATGGAAAATGTGTTAAACTCGGCCTCTTATGTTTTCACCAGGCACTTGCTGATCCTTATTTTAAGGGACTGTCGAGAATTGAGAGGGAACCTTTGTGCCAACCAATTACAAAGatggaatttgaatttgaaaggcGAAGAGTCACAAAGGAAGACATACGGGAGCTAATTTTTCGGGAGATATTGGAGTACCATCCCCAGTTGCTAAAAGACTACATAAATGGAACTGAGAGAACTAATTTTCTCTATCCAAGGTTCAAACAGCTATAGTTGCTTTCCGTATTCACATATTGTTGCATAGATTGGTCAAGGTCCTTTATGTTATTAgccataattttttgtttgtatgtGTATGCAGTGCTGTGGATCAATTTAGAAAGCAGTTTGCGCACCTTGAGGAGAATGGCGGTAAAAGTGGTCCAGTTATTCCACTTGAACGAAAGCACACGTCGCTTCCtaggtaaaatgtaatttccttctgtttattttttacaagCTGCTATAGAAATGATGCATGCCAAGTGCTGATGCACTGTCATCACCTTGATAGGACGAGGTTGGATCTACTGTTAGGCAAGTTGGTCATCTTCTAAGTGCTCTACTATGAAATGTCCTGCTACTTCCCGGCCTATGAAGCGGTCCCTTTTTAGGACATTTCCTTGTTATTAGGGCCATTGATCACTCAGTTGAGCCTATTGTTCTATTCCTTTTTATAGTGCTAGGATACCTTCAGCTTATGACCTGCACTGTTCTTCTATTCCTGGCAAAGCTTCGGGTATGATTTTTATCTGATTGTCCATGGTTATGATAATGGTGAATGTGTTAAATATTTACAGGTCCACAATTGTACATTCAAATACGGTCCCTCCCAAAGAGCAACAAAATTATGCATTTTTGAAAGATCAGAAAAATGCCGAAGAGGCATACAGGAATTCAAGGGATTCGGAAGCAATTCACGTAAATCTatcaagaaccatgcaaacACCACAAAGAATTTCTTTGGGTACTCTCGATAACTTTGTAGAATTTGTAGCATTTccattcatttcttattttTCCATTTAGTTTTAACTGGCTTTTGGGCACTTATCCAGCCAAACCAGGAAGAGTTGTTGGACCTGTTGCACAATACGATAATAGAAACATGATGAAAGATGCCTATGACCGGAGGACACTAGTTGGAGGTTCGGTACTTCTCCCTCAGGCTGCCCCTCCTGCTTATTGTTACCGCAAGCCCAGTGCTGGAAATCAGGAAAGATCTGTGGTGGAAGTTGATAGGGACATGTCCTCACAAGCCAAGCAAGCTGCACATTGTGGCATGGCAGCGAAAGTAGCACCAGATGTAGCTATCACCATTGACTCGAACCCATTTTTTATGACTCGGGTTGGAGTCCCTAAAGTGGAAAGTGAT is a genomic window of Malus domestica chromosome 09, GDT2T_hap1 containing:
- the LOC103411503 gene encoding mitogen-activated protein kinase 20: MQQDHTKKNQTEMDFFSDYGDANRYKIQEVIGKGSYGVVCSAIDTHTGEKVAIKKIHDIFEHISDAARILREIKLLRLLRHPDIVEIKHIMLPPSRRDFKDIYVVFELMESDLHQVIKANDDLTREHYQFFLYQLLRALKYIHTANVYHRDLKPKNILANANCKLKICDFGLARVAFNDTPTTIFWTDYVATRWYRAPELCGSFFSKYTPAIDIWSIGCIFAEVLTGKPLFPGKNVVHQLDLMTDLLGTPSLDTISRVRNEKARRYLTSMRKKQPVCFAQKFPNADPLALRLLERLLAFDPKDRPTAEQALADPYFKGLSRIEREPLCQPITKMEFEFERRRVTKEDIRELIFREILEYHPQLLKDYINGTERTNFLYPSAVDQFRKQFAHLEENGGKSGPVIPLERKHTSLPRSTIVHSNTVPPKEQQNYAFLKDQKNAEEAYRNSRDSEAIHVNLSRTMQTPQRISLAKPGRVVGPVAQYDNRNMMKDAYDRRTLVGGSVLLPQAAPPAYCYRKPSAGNQERSVVEVDRDMSSQAKQAAHCGMAAKVAPDVAITIDSNPFFMTRVGVPKVESDDRIAIDTNYLQTKAPYGGIGAAAATAAAHRKVGTVQFGMSRMY